The Streptomyces sp. NBC_01255 genome window below encodes:
- a CDS encoding PadR family transcriptional regulator, producing MSAIRLLVLGAVKMHGRAHGYQVRNDLEFWGAHEWSNAKPGSIYHALKQMAKQGMLHAHEIAPSAVGGPPRVEYELTERGAEEYFALLREALTTYDQKMDVLSAGIGFIVDLPREEAAELLRRRVRALDEWRAAVTEYYTPEGGPGQLGHIGEIMHLWVHSADAGKEWTLGLIERIEGGAYVFAGEGDPFVGVLAEGEENPFATGSPEDSAQDSVG from the coding sequence ATGTCGGCGATCCGGCTGCTCGTCCTGGGCGCGGTGAAGATGCACGGCCGCGCCCACGGCTACCAGGTGCGCAACGACCTCGAGTTCTGGGGCGCGCACGAATGGTCCAACGCCAAGCCCGGCTCGATCTACCACGCGCTCAAGCAGATGGCGAAGCAGGGAATGCTGCACGCCCACGAGATCGCGCCGAGCGCGGTCGGCGGGCCGCCGCGCGTCGAGTACGAGCTGACGGAGCGGGGCGCGGAGGAGTACTTCGCGCTGCTCCGCGAGGCCCTGACCACGTACGACCAGAAGATGGACGTCCTGTCGGCCGGCATCGGCTTCATCGTGGACCTCCCCAGGGAGGAGGCGGCGGAGCTGCTGCGGCGGCGGGTGCGGGCGCTCGACGAGTGGCGGGCCGCGGTCACCGAGTACTACACGCCGGAGGGCGGTCCGGGGCAGCTCGGGCACATCGGCGAGATCATGCACCTCTGGGTGCACTCGGCCGACGCGGGCAAGGAGTGGACGCTCGGTCTGATCGAGCGGATCGAAGGCGGGGCGTACGTGTTCGCGGGTGAGGGCGATCCCTTCGTGGGCGTGCTCGCCGAGGGCGAGGAGAACCCGTTCGCGACGGGCTCTCCGGAGGACTCCGCCCAGGACTCCGTCGGCTAA
- a CDS encoding type B 50S ribosomal protein L31, translated as MKPGIHPPYEPVVFRDKTGGLAFLTRSTLTSDKTVEWEDGRTYPVVDVEISSASHPFYTGTARVLDTAGRVERFEKRYGPREAR; from the coding sequence ATGAAGCCCGGCATCCACCCCCCGTACGAGCCCGTCGTCTTCCGTGACAAGACCGGCGGCCTCGCCTTCCTCACCCGCTCCACCCTCACGAGTGACAAGACCGTGGAGTGGGAGGACGGGCGCACCTACCCCGTCGTCGACGTCGAGATCTCCTCGGCGAGCCACCCCTTCTACACGGGCACCGCGCGCGTGCTCGACACCGCCGGCCGCGTCGAGCGCTTCGAGAAGCGGTACGGACCGCGCGAGGCCCGCTGA
- a CDS encoding ATP-binding protein, whose amino-acid sequence MGTNGSTVLEPLRQGLPPIDPGAVSTSASCALPARFEAVRGARKFTSATLDRWDMTDRFDDVALVVSELVTNALRHAVPADAPQEDGQNPPVRLHLMRWASRLVCAVRDPSGESPEARGGEEDFAAESGRGLFLVESFSDSWGWHPLAGTLQGKVVWALFRVGPEQ is encoded by the coding sequence ATGGGGACGAATGGATCGACCGTGCTCGAGCCGTTACGGCAGGGCCTTCCGCCGATCGATCCCGGCGCCGTCTCCACCTCCGCTTCCTGCGCTCTGCCCGCCCGGTTCGAAGCCGTGCGCGGAGCCCGGAAGTTCACCAGCGCGACGCTCGACCGCTGGGACATGACCGACCGCTTCGACGATGTGGCCCTGGTCGTCTCCGAGCTCGTCACCAACGCGCTGCGGCACGCGGTACCCGCCGACGCGCCCCAGGAAGACGGCCAGAACCCGCCCGTGAGGCTGCACCTCATGCGCTGGGCCTCGCGCCTGGTGTGCGCCGTGCGCGACCCGAGCGGGGAGAGCCCGGAGGCACGCGGCGGCGAGGAGGACTTCGCCGCCGAGTCGGGGCGCGGACTCTTCCTGGTGGAGTCGTTCAGCGACAGCTGGGGCTGGCACCCGCTCGCCGGGACGCTCCAGGGCAAGGTCGTGTGGGCGCTGTTCCGGGTCGGCCCGGAGCAGTAG
- a CDS encoding helix-turn-helix domain-containing protein, with protein sequence MTAGESSGASGSVVRRILLGSQLRRLRESRGITREAAGYSIRASESKISRMELGRVSFKARDIEDLLTLYGVGDETERGALLGLAREANVTGWWHSFGDVLPGWFPTYIGLEGAASLIRVYEVQFIHGLLQTEAYAHAVVTRGMPEAPRAEIDRRVALRLERQKVLVSERAPQFHAVLDEAALRRPYGDRSVMQGQLRHLIEISEHPGVTLQVMPFSFGGHAGESGAFTMLSFPESDLSDIVYLEQLTSALYVDKREEVAQYQRVMERLQKDSPDPAESRDLLRGLLQLS encoded by the coding sequence GTGACCGCAGGCGAATCGAGCGGAGCGAGCGGGAGCGTGGTCCGGCGCATCCTGCTCGGCTCCCAGCTGAGGAGGTTGCGCGAGTCGCGCGGAATCACCCGCGAGGCCGCCGGATACTCGATCCGCGCGTCCGAATCCAAGATCAGCCGTATGGAGTTGGGACGGGTGAGCTTCAAGGCCAGGGACATCGAGGATCTGCTCACGCTCTACGGAGTCGGCGACGAGACCGAGCGCGGCGCGCTCCTCGGGCTCGCCCGCGAGGCCAACGTCACCGGCTGGTGGCACAGCTTCGGCGACGTCCTGCCCGGCTGGTTCCCCACCTACATCGGACTCGAAGGCGCCGCCTCCCTCATCCGTGTCTACGAAGTCCAGTTCATCCACGGCCTGTTGCAGACCGAGGCGTACGCCCACGCCGTCGTCACCCGGGGCATGCCCGAGGCCCCGCGCGCCGAGATCGACCGCCGCGTCGCCCTGCGCCTGGAGCGCCAGAAGGTCCTCGTCTCCGAGCGGGCCCCGCAGTTCCACGCCGTCCTCGACGAGGCCGCGCTGCGCCGCCCCTACGGCGACCGCTCCGTCATGCAGGGGCAGTTGAGGCATCTCATCGAGATCTCCGAGCACCCCGGGGTCACGCTCCAGGTCATGCCCTTCAGCTTCGGCGGCCACGCCGGCGAGAGCGGCGCCTTCACGATGCTGAGCTTCCCCGAATCCGACCTCTCCGACATCGTCTACCTGGAGCAGCTCACCAGCGCCCTCTACGTCGACAAGCGCGAGGAGGTCGCCCAGTACCAGCGCGTGATGGAGCGTCTCCAGAAGGACAGTCCGGATCCGGCCGAAAGTCGGGACCTTCTCCGGGGACTCCTCCAACTCTCCTGA
- a CDS encoding RNA-guided endonuclease InsQ/TnpB family protein, whose amino-acid sequence MQLRYSFRVYPNGPQRAALARAFGCTRVVFNDALRVREAARAAGEPFPKTGDLSKLLITEAKKTGDRSWLGDVSAVVLQQSLRDLDTAYRNFFDGLKGKRPHTGAPRFKSRKDNRQAVRFTANARWRITSSGELALPKIGDVRVKWSRALPSLPSTVTVIKDAAGRYFASFVVETDPTPLPETESVVGIDLGLGHFAVLSDGTKIDAPRFLRRAEKKLKKAQKDLSRKVKGSTNRDKAKGKVARAHAQVADARREFHHQLSTRVIRENQAVAVEDLAVKGLARTRLAKSVHDAGWAAFVAMLEYKAALFGRTFIRIGRFEPTSQVCCVCGVKDGPKPLHVRVWECQGCGAVLDRDINAAVNIAKAAGLAVSACGAQVRPVRVPAQRCEAGTHRDGRPTVAGIPAL is encoded by the coding sequence ATGCAGCTCCGGTACTCGTTTCGCGTGTACCCGAACGGTCCGCAGCGTGCCGCGCTGGCTCGGGCGTTCGGGTGTACCCGGGTCGTGTTTAACGACGCGTTGCGCGTTCGTGAGGCCGCCCGCGCCGCGGGCGAACCATTCCCGAAAACCGGGGACCTGTCGAAGCTGCTGATCACCGAGGCGAAGAAGACTGGCGATCGGTCCTGGCTCGGTGACGTGTCCGCCGTGGTGTTGCAACAGTCCCTGAGGGACCTGGACACCGCCTACCGGAACTTCTTCGACGGCCTCAAGGGAAAGCGCCCGCATACGGGCGCACCCCGTTTCAAATCCCGCAAGGACAACCGGCAGGCCGTACGGTTCACCGCAAACGCCCGCTGGAGGATTACATCCAGCGGGGAACTGGCGCTCCCGAAGATCGGGGACGTGCGGGTGAAATGGTCCCGCGCTCTGCCCTCCCTGCCGTCCACGGTGACCGTGATCAAAGACGCGGCCGGGCGGTACTTCGCGTCCTTCGTCGTCGAGACCGATCCGACCCCGCTGCCCGAGACCGAATCCGTCGTCGGCATCGACCTGGGACTCGGACACTTCGCGGTCCTCTCGGACGGTACGAAGATCGACGCGCCGCGTTTTCTGCGCCGGGCGGAGAAGAAGCTCAAGAAAGCCCAGAAGGACCTGAGCCGCAAGGTGAAGGGATCGACCAACCGAGACAAGGCCAAGGGCAAGGTCGCCCGGGCACATGCACAGGTTGCCGACGCACGGCGCGAGTTTCACCACCAGCTCTCCACACGGGTCATTCGCGAGAACCAAGCGGTGGCGGTGGAGGACCTGGCGGTGAAAGGGCTCGCCCGTACGCGTCTGGCCAAGTCCGTGCACGACGCGGGCTGGGCCGCGTTCGTCGCGATGCTGGAGTACAAGGCGGCCCTGTTCGGCCGGACCTTCATCAGGATCGGACGCTTCGAGCCGACCAGCCAGGTGTGCTGTGTGTGCGGCGTCAAGGACGGCCCCAAGCCCCTGCACGTCCGTGTGTGGGAGTGCCAGGGATGCGGAGCCGTCCTGGACCGGGACATCAATGCGGCGGTCAATATCGCCAAGGCCGCCGGACTGGCGGTGTCAGCCTGTGGAGCGCAGGTAAGACCGGTACGCGTACCGGCGCAGCGCTGCGAAGCAGGAACCCACCGAGACGGTCGGCCGACCGTGGCAGGAATCCCCGCCCTTTAG
- a CDS encoding CobW family GTP-binding protein — MLTVALVGGLHSDARRAAVDRLLADVPGGVALHHDLATAPETGTVARTVRDATGVLSTGETPLVNDCACCALREDLVPELERLRDSGLTRLAVVELWDSVEPKAMAEVVAAAGFRIGAVVTAVDPALLLPYLGNGDDLADAGLAAAATDRRTVADTWARQLEYAPVLAVAASPEADAEDLALLDQLHPTARRIPVEGGGLAAAVFAGFDVEAAAAAQHPACALLPQDADEHGVATYVWRHHRPFHPERLWSALEDLACAAARSRGRFYLADRPDTLLAWEAAGGALCVESAGPWLASLPDAAWEMVPPVRRAAAALDWHPEHGDRCQHLVFTSPGLDRDGLAELLGSCLLTDAEYAAGRESWKGLASAFDTLLEV, encoded by the coding sequence ATGCTCACCGTCGCCCTCGTCGGAGGACTCCACTCCGACGCCCGCCGCGCCGCCGTGGACCGGCTCCTGGCCGACGTCCCCGGCGGCGTGGCGCTCCACCACGACCTCGCGACGGCCCCGGAGACCGGGACCGTCGCCCGTACCGTCCGGGACGCCACGGGCGTCCTGTCCACGGGCGAGACCCCGCTCGTCAACGACTGCGCCTGCTGCGCCCTGCGTGAGGACCTCGTCCCCGAGCTGGAGCGGCTCCGCGACTCCGGCCTCACCCGGCTCGCCGTCGTCGAGCTCTGGGACTCCGTCGAGCCCAAGGCGATGGCCGAGGTCGTCGCCGCCGCCGGGTTCCGCATCGGCGCCGTCGTCACCGCCGTCGACCCGGCGCTCCTCCTGCCGTACCTCGGCAACGGCGACGACCTCGCCGATGCCGGTCTCGCCGCGGCGGCCACCGACCGGCGTACCGTCGCCGACACCTGGGCGCGCCAGCTGGAGTACGCGCCCGTTCTCGCCGTCGCCGCGAGCCCCGAGGCCGACGCCGAGGACCTGGCCCTGCTCGACCAGCTCCACCCCACCGCCCGCCGGATCCCCGTCGAGGGCGGCGGTCTTGCCGCCGCGGTCTTCGCCGGCTTCGACGTGGAGGCCGCGGCCGCCGCCCAGCACCCGGCCTGCGCGCTGCTGCCGCAGGACGCGGACGAGCACGGCGTGGCCACGTACGTCTGGCGCCACCACCGGCCCTTCCACCCCGAGCGGCTCTGGTCCGCCCTGGAGGATCTGGCCTGCGCCGCCGCCCGCAGTCGCGGCCGCTTCTATCTGGCCGACCGGCCCGACACCCTGCTCGCGTGGGAGGCGGCGGGCGGCGCGCTCTGTGTGGAGAGCGCCGGTCCCTGGCTGGCGTCGCTGCCCGACGCGGCCTGGGAGATGGTCCCGCCGGTGCGGCGGGCCGCCGCGGCCCTCGACTGGCACCCGGAGCACGGTGACCGCTGCCAGCACCTGGTCTTCACCTCGCCCGGCCTGGACCGTGACGGCCTGGCCGAGCTTCTCGGCTCCTGTCTGCTCACGGACGCCGAGTACGCCGCCGGGCGCGAGTCCTGGAAGGGGCTCGCCTCCGCGTTCGACACCCTCCTGGAGGTCTGA
- a CDS encoding DUF397 domain-containing protein codes for MAATELRGVVWQKSRHSNSQGSCVEFAKLPGGNVAVRNSRHPDGPALVYTPAEIEALLLGVKDGEFDHLV; via the coding sequence ATGGCGGCCACGGAGCTGCGAGGCGTCGTGTGGCAGAAGAGCAGGCACAGCAACTCCCAGGGGTCCTGCGTGGAGTTCGCGAAGCTTCCGGGGGGAAACGTTGCCGTACGCAATTCGCGCCACCCCGACGGGCCCGCGCTCGTCTACACGCCGGCGGAGATAGAGGCGCTCCTGCTCGGCGTCAAGGACGGGGAGTTCGACCACTTGGTGTGA
- the rpmG gene encoding 50S ribosomal protein L33 has protein sequence MARNELRPLVKLRSTAGTGFTYVTRKNRRNDPDRLTLRKFDPVVRRHVDFREER, from the coding sequence ATGGCCCGCAACGAACTCCGCCCCCTCGTCAAACTCCGGTCCACAGCAGGCACCGGATTCACCTACGTCACCCGCAAGAACCGCCGCAACGACCCCGACCGCCTCACCCTGCGCAAGTTCGACCCGGTCGTCCGCCGCCACGTCGACTTCCGAGAGGAGCGCTGA
- a CDS encoding DinB family protein: MVALVPTEAHGDERGALLNFIEAQRAAIRRSLLGLTEEQAASRPSVSELSLSGLLKHVAEVELNWLRLAQQRPNEKQRTQETWGEGFRLVGDETIPEIVEFWAGVAKQTEDFARSVPSLDDTFPLPEAPWFPKDGRVSVRWMLLHLVQEAGRHAGHADVIRESLDGKGSFDLIAQEQGRG, translated from the coding sequence ATGGTTGCTCTCGTTCCCACCGAGGCCCACGGCGACGAGCGCGGCGCGCTCCTCAACTTCATCGAGGCCCAGCGCGCCGCGATCCGCCGCTCGCTCCTCGGCCTCACCGAGGAGCAGGCGGCGAGCCGCCCCAGCGTCAGCGAGCTGAGCCTGTCCGGCCTGCTCAAGCACGTCGCCGAGGTGGAGCTGAACTGGCTCCGCCTCGCGCAGCAGCGGCCGAACGAGAAGCAGCGCACCCAGGAGACCTGGGGCGAGGGCTTCCGGCTCGTCGGGGACGAGACGATCCCGGAGATCGTGGAGTTCTGGGCGGGCGTGGCCAAGCAGACCGAGGACTTCGCCCGCTCGGTGCCGAGCCTGGACGACACCTTCCCGCTGCCGGAGGCGCCGTGGTTCCCGAAGGACGGCCGCGTGTCCGTGCGCTGGATGCTGCTCCACCTCGTCCAGGAGGCGGGACGGCACGCCGGGCACGCGGACGTCATCCGCGAGTCCCTGGACGGCAAGGGCTCCTTCGATCTGATCGCGCAGGAGCAGGGCCGGGGGTGA
- a CDS encoding FUSC family protein: protein MSWLRALKETARSGLTVERPRLEPVIAARGALGLALVVGLSLALFGPAVAVSSAFGAFQAAIATFQRSWRPRPTLALASGASLAVSTFLGYVTGAGAHPVLFLGLLLLWTFLSGLAWAAGPTAGIIASSNVAMMLVTVTLPTSVAAAAGHAAMIFAGGVVQAALVVLLPVRRWGAQRDALADALAAEADYARRLRHDPVAPFDPVPLMTARNAAAVTPRQARSRPAELHGARGLAERIRPVLASLADPAVGVPEEGPQRDRVRELLAAAGALLDAAAHAIRHGEPVALPPAALAALRTPDTGAILSGPPRRAAVRLAALLGDVVETAEPRTETTPAGTTPAGTTPAGTTPAGTTPAGTTPAGTTPAGTTPAEGTARARPTMVRLAPIVLAKMRAELRPDSPILRHAVRVSVVTAAGYLLGAALPFGHGYWAPMASVMVMRPDFTQTYARSVARFGGTLVGVALATAVVRTAHPGLYLSAALAVLCAFGMYLLMRTGYAVAQVCVAAYVVFLLGMDGAGLTQTVRERVLLTLLGGLLAMLSYAVYPAWETPRLRGRLADWLTASGRYAAAVAARYAEPAGQSSPDVREALLAARAARVAWQEAVDRATHEPVRHRGLSHATAEEAGHALAEFGRAAMLLEAHLPDRGAAPLPAAATLAEALRRATEQGAKDVRERREPHWDDLRETVAAWSADPPDHFLLDKGARLLLDALDELTEALAESTRSR from the coding sequence ATGAGTTGGCTCCGGGCCCTGAAGGAGACCGCCCGCTCGGGGCTCACTGTCGAGCGCCCGCGGCTCGAACCCGTCATCGCCGCCCGCGGCGCCCTCGGACTCGCCCTCGTCGTCGGCCTCTCGCTCGCCCTCTTCGGCCCCGCCGTCGCCGTCTCCTCCGCCTTCGGCGCCTTCCAGGCGGCCATCGCCACCTTCCAGCGTTCCTGGCGACCCCGCCCCACCCTCGCCCTCGCCTCCGGCGCCAGCCTCGCCGTGTCGACGTTCCTCGGCTACGTCACCGGCGCCGGCGCGCACCCGGTCCTCTTCCTCGGCCTGCTCCTGCTCTGGACGTTCCTGTCGGGGCTGGCCTGGGCCGCCGGCCCCACCGCCGGCATCATCGCCTCCTCCAACGTGGCGATGATGCTCGTGACGGTCACCCTCCCCACCTCCGTCGCCGCCGCCGCCGGCCACGCCGCCATGATCTTCGCCGGCGGGGTCGTCCAGGCCGCCCTCGTCGTCCTCCTCCCCGTCCGCCGCTGGGGCGCCCAGCGCGACGCCCTCGCCGACGCGCTCGCCGCCGAGGCGGACTACGCCCGCCGCCTCCGCCACGACCCGGTCGCCCCCTTCGACCCCGTACCGCTCATGACCGCCCGCAACGCCGCCGCCGTGACCCCCCGCCAGGCCCGCAGCCGCCCGGCGGAGCTGCACGGCGCGCGCGGGCTCGCCGAGCGGATCCGGCCGGTCCTCGCCTCGCTCGCGGACCCGGCCGTCGGCGTGCCCGAGGAGGGACCGCAACGGGACCGCGTACGGGAACTGCTGGCCGCCGCCGGCGCCCTCCTCGACGCCGCCGCGCACGCGATCCGGCACGGCGAACCGGTCGCCCTCCCCCCGGCCGCCCTCGCCGCCCTCCGTACCCCCGACACGGGCGCGATCCTCTCCGGCCCTCCCCGCCGCGCCGCCGTCCGCCTCGCCGCCCTGCTCGGCGACGTCGTCGAGACGGCGGAACCCCGCACCGAGACGACGCCCGCGGGGACGACGCCCGCGGGGACGACGCCCGCGGGGACGACGCCCGCGGGGACGACGCCCGCGGGGACGACGCCCGCGGGGACGACGCCCGCGGGGACGACGCCCGCGGAGGGCACCGCCCGCGCCCGCCCGACCATGGTCCGGCTCGCGCCGATCGTCCTCGCGAAGATGCGTGCCGAGCTGCGCCCCGACTCCCCGATCCTGCGCCACGCCGTCCGCGTCTCGGTGGTCACGGCCGCCGGCTACCTCCTCGGCGCCGCGCTCCCCTTCGGCCACGGCTACTGGGCGCCGATGGCCTCCGTCATGGTGATGCGGCCGGACTTCACGCAGACGTACGCCCGCTCCGTGGCCCGCTTCGGCGGCACGCTCGTCGGCGTGGCGCTCGCGACGGCGGTCGTCCGGACGGCCCACCCGGGCCTGTACCTGTCCGCCGCGCTCGCGGTGCTGTGCGCCTTCGGCATGTACCTGCTGATGCGCACGGGATACGCGGTCGCCCAGGTCTGCGTCGCCGCGTACGTCGTCTTCCTGCTCGGCATGGACGGCGCCGGCCTCACCCAGACGGTCCGCGAGCGCGTGCTGCTGACCCTGCTCGGCGGGCTGCTCGCCATGCTCTCCTACGCCGTCTACCCGGCCTGGGAGACGCCCCGGCTGCGCGGCCGGCTCGCGGACTGGCTGACGGCGTCGGGCCGGTACGCCGCCGCCGTCGCCGCCCGGTACGCCGAACCCGCCGGCCAGTCCTCCCCCGACGTCCGGGAGGCGCTCCTCGCCGCCCGCGCCGCCCGCGTGGCCTGGCAGGAGGCGGTGGACAGGGCGACCCACGAGCCGGTACGCCACCGGGGGCTCTCGCACGCCACGGCGGAGGAGGCCGGGCACGCGCTGGCGGAGTTCGGCCGGGCGGCGATGCTCCTGGAGGCGCACCTGCCGGACCGCGGCGCCGCGCCGCTGCCCGCCGCCGCGACCCTCGCGGAGGCCCTGCGCCGGGCGACAGAGCAGGGAGCGAAGGACGTACGGGAACGCAGGGAGCCGCACTGGGACGACCTCCGGGAGACCGTCGCCGCCTGGTCGGCCGACCCGCCGGACCACTTCCTCCTCGACAAGGGCGCACGGCTGCTCCTCGACGCCCTGGACGAGCTCACGGAGGCACTGGCGGAGTCCACGCGGTCCCGGTAA
- a CDS encoding aldehyde dehydrogenase family protein yields MSHFTDLAHQYIDGEWKPGSGSWDIIDFNPYTGEKLASITIATVDEVDRAYRAAERAQAEWAATNPYTRRLVFERALRIVEDREAEIAETIVAELGGTRLKAAFELHLAKEFLREAVQLALRPEGRILPSPVDGKENRVYRLPVGVVGVISPFNFPFLLSIKSVAPALALGNAVVLKPHQNTPICGGTLVAKVLEEAGLPAGLLNVVVTDIAEIGDALLTHPVPKVISFTGSDKVGRHVATVCAQNFKHAVLELGGNSALIVLDDADVDYAVDAAVFSRFVHQGQVCMAANRILVDRRLEAEFTEKFVAKVKTLRVGDPADPATHIGPLINSQQAEAVSSVVEQAVAAGATALLHGSVDGNVVSPSVLAGIPADSPVLSQEIFGPVALIVPFDGEEEAVRIANDTPYGLSGAVHTGDVERGVRVAQRIHTGMIHINDGTVHDEPIVPFGGEKHSGIGRLNGDAMVDAFTTQKWISIQHGRSRFPF; encoded by the coding sequence ATGTCGCACTTCACCGACCTGGCCCACCAGTACATCGACGGCGAGTGGAAGCCGGGCAGCGGCTCGTGGGACATCATCGACTTCAATCCGTACACCGGGGAGAAGCTCGCGTCGATCACCATCGCCACCGTCGACGAGGTCGACCGCGCCTACCGGGCGGCCGAGCGCGCGCAGGCCGAGTGGGCCGCGACCAACCCGTACACGCGCCGGCTCGTCTTCGAGCGCGCGCTGCGGATCGTCGAGGACCGCGAGGCGGAGATCGCCGAGACGATCGTCGCCGAGCTCGGCGGCACCCGCCTCAAGGCCGCCTTCGAGCTGCACCTCGCCAAGGAGTTCCTGCGCGAGGCGGTCCAGCTGGCGCTGCGCCCCGAGGGCCGCATCCTGCCCTCGCCGGTCGACGGCAAGGAGAACCGCGTCTACCGCCTCCCGGTCGGTGTCGTCGGCGTCATCTCCCCCTTCAACTTCCCCTTCCTCCTCTCGATCAAGTCGGTGGCGCCCGCGCTCGCCCTCGGCAACGCCGTCGTCCTCAAGCCCCACCAGAACACCCCGATCTGCGGCGGCACGCTCGTCGCCAAGGTCCTGGAGGAGGCCGGCCTCCCGGCGGGCCTGCTGAACGTCGTCGTCACCGACATCGCCGAGATCGGCGACGCGCTCCTCACCCACCCCGTCCCGAAGGTCATCTCCTTCACCGGCTCCGACAAGGTCGGCCGCCACGTCGCCACGGTCTGCGCGCAGAACTTCAAGCACGCCGTCCTCGAACTCGGCGGCAACAGCGCCCTGATCGTCCTCGACGACGCCGACGTCGACTACGCGGTGGACGCGGCCGTCTTCAGCCGCTTCGTGCACCAGGGCCAGGTCTGCATGGCCGCCAACCGCATCCTGGTGGACCGCCGCCTGGAGGCGGAGTTCACCGAGAAGTTCGTGGCGAAGGTGAAGACGCTGCGGGTCGGCGACCCGGCCGACCCCGCCACCCACATCGGCCCGCTGATCAACTCCCAGCAGGCGGAGGCCGTCTCCTCGGTCGTCGAACAGGCGGTCGCGGCCGGCGCGACGGCGCTGCTGCACGGCTCGGTCGACGGGAACGTCGTCTCCCCGTCCGTCCTGGCCGGCATCCCGGCCGACTCGCCCGTGCTGAGCCAGGAGATCTTCGGCCCGGTGGCGCTCATCGTCCCCTTCGACGGCGAGGAGGAGGCCGTACGGATCGCCAACGACACCCCGTACGGGCTGAGCGGCGCCGTGCACACCGGGGACGTCGAGCGAGGCGTACGGGTCGCCCAGCGCATCCACACCGGCATGATCCACATCAACGACGGCACCGTGCACGACGAGCCGATCGTGCCCTTCGGCGGCGAGAAGCACTCGGGCATCGGGCGGCTCAACGGCGACGCGATGGTGGACGCCTTCACCACGCAGAAGTGGATCTCCATCCAGCACGGCCGGAGCCGTTTCCCCTTCTGA
- the rpmB gene encoding 50S ribosomal protein L28, translated as MSAHCQLTGARPGFGNRISHSHRRTSRRFDPNIQRKRYWLAGEGRYVRLTLSARAIKTVDAIGVEAAVARIRARGVTV; from the coding sequence TTGTCCGCCCACTGCCAGCTGACCGGCGCGCGGCCCGGATTCGGCAACCGGATCTCGCACTCCCACCGGCGCACCTCGCGGCGCTTCGACCCCAACATCCAGCGCAAGCGGTACTGGCTCGCCGGCGAGGGCCGGTACGTCCGGCTCACGCTCAGCGCCCGCGCGATCAAGACCGTCGACGCCATCGGCGTGGAGGCCGCCGTGGCCCGCATCCGGGCGCGCGGGGTGACGGTCTGA
- the rpsR gene encoding 30S ribosomal protein S18, translating to MPAKPPRNSPRDSPRKSVKARPNPLDRDDVLYVDYKDTALLRTFVSDRGKIRSRRVTRVSAQQQRQIARAVKNAREMALLPYSSVAR from the coding sequence ATGCCCGCCAAGCCCCCGCGCAACTCCCCGCGCGACTCCCCGCGAAAGTCCGTGAAGGCGCGACCCAACCCACTCGACCGTGACGACGTCCTCTATGTCGACTACAAGGACACGGCCCTGCTGCGGACGTTCGTCTCCGACCGGGGGAAGATCAGGAGTCGTAGGGTGACCCGGGTGAGCGCGCAGCAGCAGCGGCAGATCGCGAGGGCCGTGAAGAACGCCCGTGAGATGGCGCTTCTGCCGTACTCCTCGGTAGCACGCTGA
- the rpsN gene encoding 30S ribosomal protein S14, which translates to MAKRSKIARNERRKTVVARYAERRAELKEIVRRPSTPAADRAAAVRELGRQPRDASATRVRNRDAVDGRPRGHLRRFGLSRVRMREQAHAGFLPGVRKASW; encoded by the coding sequence ATGGCCAAGCGCAGCAAGATCGCACGCAACGAGCGGCGGAAGACCGTCGTGGCGCGGTACGCCGAGCGGCGGGCCGAGCTGAAGGAGATCGTCCGCCGCCCCTCCACCCCCGCCGCGGACCGAGCGGCGGCGGTACGGGAACTCGGCCGCCAGCCCCGGGACGCGAGCGCGACCCGGGTACGCAACCGGGACGCGGTGGACGGCAGACCCCGGGGCCACCTGCGGAGGTTCGGGCTGTCCCGGGTCCGGATGAGGGAGCAGGCGCACGCGGGCTTCCTGCCGGGGGTGCGGAAGGCGTCGTGGTGA